CGTTTAATCAAACAAAATGGTCTGGGACATACCACTATGGATATGGTAGCTGCGGAGGCAGGTATCTCCAAAAAAACACTTTATCTCTTTTTTAAAAATAAAGAAACGCTGATGATGCATTCGCTGGACTGGGATGCCGAAGAACTAAAAAATGAGTGTATAAATCTTAAAGAGAAAAATTCCAGCTTTGCCGACTTCTGGTGTCGGACATTACAATTAATGGGGCAGCGCATGTTTGAATATTCCCCCGCCCTTGTTCACGAATTTCTGAACCGTATTCCATTAAAAGCCTGGGCCGATACCAAAAAAGAAGAACTTGCCTTATTAATCGCTCAGGAAGTAGAGGATGGAGAAAAGCGCCAAAAAATAGAGGTGCTGCTCCGTGCGTTCATTACCATTATTGGAAGGTGCATCACTCAGGAGCAATATCCTATTACACCCCAAAAAATGAAAGAGGTGGTTATACCGTATTATTGCCGCTGCGTTGCCCCATAGGTTTATTACTCTACTTATAGATAAAATGCTATAAGTATAATTCCCCTTTTTTTTCTGTATTAATCTATTCCAGCTGCTTTGTTCTGCATCCATGTAATTTTCGTTTTAATGAAACCAAACAATCAGCTATAACCTCTTAGTTATACTAGTCGGAGCCTGTTTGTATATCTGTGGATTTAAACAATATACCAAATATACAATACTACGATAGGCTATTAATGGCTAGGAATATATGACGTCTGTACTTACGCTGATTGTAATTGTGTCAATATCTGTGCTGGTAACGCGTTTTGCTACCATGGCACTGGTGCATACCGGTTTATCTGAACAAACTGCCAAATTTCAGGCACGTTCGGCATTTACGGGAGTGGGTTATGCTACCCGAGAGGCTGAGCGCATCGTCTCTCACCCTGTGCGCAGGCGCATTATTATGCTCTTAATGCTATTAGGCAATGTGGGTATAGTATCGGTGCTTGCTACGCTGGTGCTCACTTTTATTGGTAGCGATTCTGGTGCCATTGAGTGGCTTAGAAAAATAGGTGCTCTAATTGGCGGACTGGCATTACTCTGGGGGTTATCCAAAAGCAAGTGGGTAGATAAGGTGCTTTCTCGCCTGATCAATCATCTGCTAAATAAATATACCGATATTAAAGTGAGAGATTATGCCGGTATACTTCATCTTTCCGGAGAATATGAAATTACGGAAATGTATGTAGATAATGAGCATTGGATGACTAACAGAAGCTTAAAGCAACTTAACCTTAGGCAGGAAGGGCTTAACCTGATTGGGGTAGAGCGCATGGATGGTACCTATGTGGGTTTGCCCAATGGAGAAACTATAATTCGTGAAGGTGATACCCTTATTATGTATGGTCGCGAAGCTGCGCTAAAACAGCTTAGCGAAAGAAAAAGAGGGCGCGCCGGAGCTATTGACAGGCGAAAAGCAATAGCAGAAAATAAGAAGGCAGAGCAACAGCAAGCTGAACAGGAACCTGCAATGGCTGAAGCAGACTAATTTTTTTTAATGAAAACTAATTTTTTTATGGAAAATACAAATAGTAGAACGAATCGTTTGCCAATTAGTAAATATCTTATCGCAGGTTTATTGGCAGGGCTTATCGCCGCAGTGGTCAACAATATTTACCATCTATCTTATTCAGCAATCACTGGAGTAGAATTTAAAGTAGTAGTTAATGTATTAACTGTAACATTGGCTTCTATTGTACCCTTAGTGCTGGCAGGTCTGGTTTATCAAGCTTTAGACAATAATACGAATAAGGCCACTGTCATTTTTGTAATCATGACCATATTCCTGACCATTTGCAGTATGGGGTCAATGGCAGTACCTGTATTTCCAAACAGAGAAGAAGTACCGGAAGGATTTTATGGCTTGACCCTCCCCATGCACTTTATTGCCGGAGGTATTGCAGCCATAGTTATCCCACGATACATTGCCTCACAAAAGAAAAAGCAGCAGGTAAAAGAAACCGCTTAATGTTTGTTAAGTTTGGTTAGAGTGAATGGTTTAAGATTTTTGCAAGCTGTATGATAACAATTAGGTAAGAGAATATCTATTGATTAAAAGTACCATAGTTTACTCTAGACATATTTAAGACACAGAAAAACCTCCTGATTTAGGTGAGAATAATTCTCTTCACTAAAACAGGAGGTTTTAATTTCTTGTACTATTTCCTATCACTATGTATGACGAGGTTGTAGTATTAGTTTTTGGTTAGCTTAACTACTATAGGTTTTAGCTGTAGAGTTTATACATTATCACCAATTAATACCCCATCGGCTTTCTCAAGTGCTTCTTCGGAGCGCATGAGATATTTGATTTTAGGATCATGCTCGTGTCCATTGAGTTCAAATAGTTGGGTATCAAATCGTTTTGAGTACTCCTCAACAACTTTTTTTCTTTCTGTCAGTTTGTGGCTTTTCTGAAAAAAATAGGCCACGGGAAATTTAGTATCAGCCATGTTTAAAAAATTAGATTATGGGATAAATTCAAATAATACTATATGGATAAACTACGAATTTTTCCAGTAAACGATAATAAATACAGGTAAAAAAGCGCTAATAAAAGATAATATATACTCATAAAATAATGTACTAGTATATAGTCTATTAGTATTAAGTATTGAATTTAAATATGAGTGCAAGTGCTTAATATTGATCGCTTATGAGACTTCTTAACTGGCGCAGGTTTTTGCGTATACCTTCCATCTCTTCCATAAGTTATGAGAACCGCTTAGAATTAAAATAAGCACTTTAAATGAATTTGGTACGTTACCTTTCGGTCAATTTGAATAAACTCATTATCTTAAGCGTTCAATTCTATAGCTTGTAACCTAACCTAAATCTAATACATGAAGAAGGATAGCCCACAGAAAGACACTTCTCGCAGAAACTTTGTTAAAGGCGCAGCTATGTCTGCTGCCGGTTTCATGATCATGCCCCGCCACGTATTGGGTGGTAAAAACTTCGTCGCACCCAGTGACAAGGTAAATGTTGGCATCATCGGAGCTGGAGGAAAAGGTAAACGTAATACTTCGGAGTTTCTTAAGCTGGACGATGTGCAGGTAACTGCTGTCGCAGACCCTGCTTACTACTGGAACCTGGCAGACTTCTATTATCGCTCAGAGGCGGGTAGAGGCCCTACCGTAGAAATGATAGAAGAACACTACGAAGGCAAAACCCCTAACTTTAAAGTAGCCGAGTACACTGACTTCCGCGAAATGCTGGATAAAGAATCTGCATTGGATGCGATTGTATGTTCTACCCCTGACCACTCTCATGCCTATATTTCGTTACAGGCAATGCGTGCTGGTAAACATGTGTACTGCGAAAAACCCCTGACTCATAACATCTGGGAAGCTCGCGAAGTACAAAAAGTTGCTAAAGAAACGAAGCTGGCTACCCAAATGGGTAATAGCGGCCACAGTGCCGATGGTATTCGCGAAACAGTAGAATACCTGCGGGCGGGCGTTATTGGTGAGGTAAAAGAGGCACATTGCTGGGTACCGGCAGGCCGATGGATTCCTGGCTTAAATGGCTTGCCAAGCGGCAAATCTACACTGCCTATCAATTTTGATTGGGATCTTTGGCAGGGGCCTCGCAAGCCTCAGGCTTTTCATGAGCACTATGTACCTGTCACCTGGCGCGACTTCTGGATGTATGGCTGTGGAGCACTAGGCGATTTTGGTTGCCACGATATGGATGCAGCCACCTGGGCGTTTAACCTAAAAGCTCCGGAGAGCGTGCAGATCTTTCCTGCTGGTTTTAGCAATGAAGATATAGCACCCTATGGAGAAATAGGCTATTATGAGTTTAAAAAGCAAGGAGATCAGAAGCCATTAAAGCTTACCTGGTACTCTGGCGGTCTTCGTCCCGATTTGCACGAAGCCTTACCAAAAGACTACAAGTATCCGAGCCGTGCTTCTATGTTTGTAGGCGAAAAAGGGATTATTATTAATGATGGAGGTAATCGTGCGCCGCAGGTATTCCCCGAAAAACTGCGTGCCTCTATCAAAGTTCCCAAGCAAACTATCCCTCGCTCAAATGGACACTTCAGAGATTGGGTAGATGCCATTAAAGGAGGTAAACCTGCCAGCTCTAATTTTGAGTATGGCGCACGCCTTACTGAGATAACCCTACTTGGTGTGCTTTCTTTGCGTATGGGGGGAGAGAAAATTTATTGGGATGCAGAAAACATGAAAGCTAAAGGTCTGCCCGAAGCTGATAAGTTTATCAAAGAGCCCGTTCGTGAAGGCTGGGAGATGGCTTAAATAATAAAGAGAAGCTGAAGCCCATGAGTAGTTTGCTCATGGGCTTTATTCTGTCGCTGAAACCATTGCCTGTATAATCTTTGGCCCTAGTGTCAGCCACTCCTCTACATTCCTTCTTCTGCCGATCTTGTCCGCTTCTTCTACTTTGAGTTCCATCAGGTAGGCTGCTACCTTTTGCTCTGCCCATAGTGCCTGATTGACCGTCATGCGACCTCTCTTGCCAGCCGTAGTGCTTTCCGGCATCTTCCGAATACCTTCATCGGCTTTAAAAGAACTGTGGTCCACCATATATTGCCATAGCTTTTGACCTGTTTCTACTTGTGGTCCCTGTATATAGTCGGCCGCTTCTGTATTGTGCAGTGTCAGAAAAAGGTCAATACTTTTTCCTGAAAGTAGCCAGTTTACAATCTCTGTTTTTTGAGCATATATCTCCGGCATCTCGTCCGGTTTTACCAGGTCCCAGTTTCGGTTAAGGTCGTGCCCGTGTGAGTTAAAGCGCACGCCACCCCTGGCTACACCATCAGGATCCGCCATTGGCATAATTTTAAACACATATGCTCTGCCTAGCTGATGTTCTTCAGCAGAGTCTAGCAAATACCTAAAGGCCCCTTCCATTACCCAGGAGGTACCTGCCTCCCAGGAGTGCTGCCGTGCCATCAACCAAATTACCTTTTTCTTGTCTTGCGGCACATCTGTATCAGTAATAGTGAGTAGCTGTAAGTCTCTTCCCTCAACACTTTCTCCTATATTACTGATTGATAATTGTGAATGATCCTGATATTCGGAAAGCAGACTTTTTAACCTTTGATTAGTGTATGGTGGCTGGTGAGCAATCCAAATACTGTCTGCTTTCGGTTTTATCTGGAGCCTTAGCTCTTTTTGCGCCTCATCCCAGCTGACTGCCCGATCGTCTAGGTGCTGCCAAACTTCCTGATCATAGCTGATCAGAGGCCTGGTATGTTCGGTGATAGCATGAGCACCATATTTATAGTTATATTCTCCCACCAATTGAGTCAGGTCTATCGTAAGCGCTTTTCCTTTTGCCCCTTTTACCATAAAATAATACCAGCTAGCTTGTCGGTTACGCTCTTCCCAGTCAGACTCACCCTCTACAGCACAGGCATAGTGCAGTGGGGCTATCTCCTCTACCTCTCCCAGACTACCTCCCTCAAAATTGCTATGAAAAGTGATGGGTGCCGCCCCACCTTCCTCGCTATTTTTATGAGGCTGACAGGCTTGTTGAAAAATAAATAGCAGTATTAAGCAATAAAAAACGGGCTGCTTGATCATAAAATTAATATCGGGTTAGAGGCTTTAACTATTAGATAGAAAAGATACCGATAAATAAACAAAAGCAGAAGGTAAAACTTATACCGTAGTTTTATTCATCATTTCAAGACGAAGCTCAGGCTTATACTGGCTAAAAAAACTTTCTACTTTTTGTTTCATCTCAGCATCTCTTAAAGCAACAGGCAAGCTAGGTACCCTTCTCTTATTCAAATATTAATAAAAGCCATACTTGTGCTTGCTCTTCTGAAACATGGCTAACAAAAGCTTTAAAACTTAGTATATTTCTTAAAAAAAGCTATGGATATACGAGAGCATCTGCTTAAAACCAGGGAACAGACATTAACTTATTATGAACTTCCGGAAATTGAACTGAGCAAAAACTACGGCGAAGGCAAATGGACAGTGCGTCAGATACTGGTACATCTGGCAGATACAGAAACAGTACTTTACGACCGCATACGAAGAGTCATCTCTGAACCTAAACAGGTAATCTGGGCTTTTAATCCTGATGCCTGGGCTAACGCTCTAGACTACCATCATTTTCCTTTAGCATTAAGCAAAAACGTGTATGCTTCGGTGAGAGACTGCATCATCTACCTGGCAGAGCAGCATTACGAAAACAAAGGCGCTAATGAGTTTATACATAGCAATACCGGTCTGCGTACCCTCAAAGATGAGTTTGACAAGGTAGCAGAACATAATTATAACCACCTCAGGCAGATAGAGCAGGCATTAAAAAGCTAGTCTTTATTAAACTTTTAAACACAGTCCGGGTCTAAGACTGGATAAAAGCGCCGGATATTAATTAATTTGTAGGGCTTACAACAAAAAAACTACCTTTAGGCGTTTAGTAGACAAACGGCAAATACCTTCGTCCTTTATGATTAGATGGCTCCTGTGTGCAGTGCTTTTTGTTATTCCTTTGCTGGCTGTAGCACAGCAAGAGGAACGAGTGCTGCTGGAAGGTATCGTGCTGGATGCGGATAGCCTGCAAGTACTACCTTCGGTACACGTAAGAATTACAAATAGTGGTTTAGGAGGGGTTACTGAAGCCGATGGACGGTTCAGGTTAAGAGTTAACCCCGACGATTCTGTAGTTTTTAGTAGTGTTGGCTATAAACCCTACCTAATTGTACCGTCAGATAGTACTGAAGAAAGCCTTCGCAAGCTGATCATCCGAATGAAGCCACAGGTAACCGTGCTCGAAGAAGTCCGCTTTAAAGATTATCAGGATTTGAGTAAATACATTCGTCGCGAGTATGATACTACAGTAGATTTAAGAAGGCCAAAGGGCAAGCCCCTGTTTGAAGACCAAGAGCCGGAAGACCGGCCTGCCGTAAGTACTATAGGAGGGATGCATGGGGCTAATCTGGAAGGAGGCCTTACCGCGCTAGCTAACCTCTTCAGTAGTGAGTTTCAGCAAAAGAAGAAGTTAGAAGAAATCCTTAAAATTGAAGAAGAAGAAAAGCGTCAGCAGTCTCTTAAAGAGGCGATGACCGAAAGGTATCGGGCTATGGTACTTACTGCCGCGGCATTAACCGAGCCCGACTTGCAGCGTTTTACCGACAAATACATGCCTCACCCTCTCAAAATGATGAATATGAATGATTACGACCTCATGGCAGAGATAGTGCTGCATCTGCAAGCTTTTGAGACAGAGGCCGACGCTCTTGATAAGTTGCTAAAAGAGGGGGTATTTGAAGGAGAAAAAAGGAACAGTCCGGAGTAGGCCCAAAACTTAACGGCAACTTCATCTTTTTACTACTTTCTCTACTTGCTATGCCGCTCCTATGGACTTAACTTCATAAAAAAACTAGCTTATGGATATCAAGGTGGCCTTTTGGAACTTACAGAACCTGTTTGATGCCCAGCTATCAGAAATTGCGGCAGATTTGGGTTTCACTGCCGAAGAGGGCTGGACAGAAGAGGTGGTGGAAGCAAAACTAAATAATCTGGCACAAATCATACGCTTAATGCATGATGGTGCTATGCCTGACTTACTTGGGGTATGCGAAGTAGAAAACAAACCGCTGATGGAGCGCCTGATTGCAAAGCTGGACATAGACCGATATGAGCTTGCTCATGTAGAAAGTCCCGACATCAGGGGTATAGATGTTTCATTAATCTATAACAGGGAGCTTTTTCATCTGGATCCGGAAACTCCTCCTCGGGCCCTTAAAGTAACTAACCGCTACCCTACAAGAGATATTTTTGAAGTACCCCTCAGACTCAACCATAACAATAGCGAACTGATTGTTTATGTAAATCATTGGCCCTCCCGTAGCCGGGGACGTTATGAGAGTGAACCCCTGCGTATTACGGTAGCCAACCACTTAGGACAGCTTATTGATGAAAAACTGAAGGTAGACCGGCTGGCATACCTTTCTATGGCAGATACCGATGATACCTTGCTGTTGCTGAATCGCTACTGGAACCGAAATATCTTGCTAATGGGCGACTTTAACGATGAGCCTTTTGACCGCAGTATACTGGACTATCTGAAGGCAAGCAGTGGTACCGACCATCTGGAAGAAGCTATCAAAGCAGACCGATCTTCAGCCAACGACCGGGAAAACACCCCTACTCCACGCTCATATTTTGGGGAGCAGGCTTACCTTTTCAACTGTATGTGGCCGTTTTTATCTATACCAGATACTGGAACATTGCATTATAGCGGCTCTACCAACAGTATGAATATGCTGGATCAGTTTATGATTTCGCGAGGACTATATTATGGGCTGCAAGGGCTTAAATTTAATTGCGAAGCTACTCAAATCTTCCGACCCAGTCAGATGAGTAGCCGGCAGAAGAAACGTCCTGTACGTTTTGATTTTGACAAAAAAGGAGTAAAACCGCCCAAAGGATATAGCGATCATTTTCCTATCACCGGAATAATACACGTGCTTTAGCCTGAAGCTTGCCTGGAGCTAATCTCCCTTACTCCCTTTTTCAAAAAGGGGGAATGCTTGGGTAGGAGGGATATCCCTGTATGGAGTAGTAACTAAACTCCCCCTTAGCAAAGGGGGGCGGGGGATTGAAAGTTACCAATCTGTAATAGTCAGTATTTTCAACTTCGTTTGCGAAACTAATCCCCCTTACCTCCTTTTTAAAAGGGTAAATGCTTGGGTGGGAAGGGAGAGCAAAGCTGATTTTGGTACTATTGTGCTTCAACAAGCTCAAACTTTCCTCTGCTACGAATGTAAAGGATACTTTCTCCGTCGTTTTCCGTGCTAAGCTGATGTGCAAACTCTCCCTCAGAACTAAAGTAACTGCCAGCTTCCAGAGCAACGGCTTTTTCCTTTTTAGTAGCCCGATACAATGGGTGTCCCTGGATGACAACAGCACGAAAGGTAGAGTCTGAACTCTGTATCTCTCCTTTAAAACCAGCAGGAAGTTTAAGCAAGGAGCCATTTAAGTGATCATCCTTAGCCTTGCTCCAAAGGTAGGCTACCTTTGCGGGTTGCTTAGTGGCGTGCTTTACAGCTAGATCTACCCAAACCAGATTGGATACATCTACATTAATAGGTTTTTCTCCCTTGTCAAATGCTTCATCGGTAGGTTTTACAAGGTATGGCCCTTTTTCAATTTCTATGAAAGCCATATTTTCTTCAGCTTTAGCTGCGGTTATGTGAGGTTCACCAGCAGGCTGGGTCCAGAAAGAGCCTGAGGCCATCCACATATTTTCTGCTGTTGGGTCATCATTGTGGATGAGTCCATGGATTACGACTCCTTTGTACGTGATGTTGTGAATATGTGGAGGTGAACTGAACCCTTCAGCAAACTTTACCAGAAAACCAGTAGGTTCTGATCCGTTTCTATCTCCCCACAAAGTACCTGCTCTGGGGCTTTGGTCCCCACGGGCGGGGTTCAGAGGCTCCCATTTTATGTCAGAGGCTAGTACCAGGCTATGGCTTACAGCAGTAATATTGTGAGACTCGCTCGTATTATCGGACTGTTTGTTAGGATCACAAGTGGATACGATGCTTGCTAATATTAGTGATAATAATAAGTTTCTGAATATCATGATTATACTTGTCTGTTTGTATCACGAAGATAATCATATCACCTCTCACGCTTCTTGTACCGGTAGGGGTAAATATTGTATAGATAAAGGTTTAGAAGCCTCTTTCGTCTCCCCTTTTGAAAAAGGAGGAATGCTTGGGTAGGAGGGATGTCCCTGTTTGGAGCAGTAACTAAACTCCCCCTTAGCAAAGGTGGGCGGGGGGATTGAAGTTTACCAATCTACTACGGCGTAGTATTCTTAACTTTGATTACGAAACTAATCCCCCTTACCCCCTTTTGAAAAAGGGGAATGATTGAGTGTGAGGAAAGTTCTGTAATGAAGTAGTCACCAAACTCCCCCTTAACAAAGGGGGCTGGGTGGAATGAAGTTTGCTAATCTACTACGGCGCAGTATTCTTAACTTTGATTGCGAAACTAATCCCCCTTCCCCCCCTTTTGAAAAAGGGGGAATGATTGGGTGGTCAAAAGTATCTACATGGAATAGTCACCAAACTCCCCTTTATAGTAAAATAGCTAATTATGAAGAATAGCAGACTTTGGACAAACATTAAGAACTTTACATTAGATGATCCTGATTGTGAGTTTTCATTTTCGCAACGATTAGCACGCGACAATAATTGGAGTTTAGCATTTAGCCAGCAGGTGATTCTGGAATACAAAAAGTTTATGTACTTGTGTTGTGTTGGTTATGGAGAACTAACCCCTAGCGATGCGGTAGATCAAGCCTGGCACCTACACCTCACTTACACAAAGTCATACTGGATAGCCTTCTGCGAGGATACATTAGGAAAGCAGATTCATCATAATCCAACCCAGGGAGGGAGTGAAGAAAAAAGTAAATACTCCAGCTGCTATGCCAATACGCTTAGGGCATATGAAGATGAGTTTGGAGAAAAACCTCCAGAAGAAGTCTGGTTACAAAAAAATAAAAGGTTCGCTCAGCTAAATTTTAAAAGAATTAATTTATCAGAATACTGGCTTATCAGAAAATCAAATCTGAATTATTCCTATCTTTTTGCAATTGCTACGGCTTTAGTTGTAGGTTTATTTGTACAGTCTGATAATCCTATACCTCTGTTCTCATTAGGGCTGGTGTTTCTTCTTATCATGCTGTTGGTCCGAACGATAAGAGGGAAGGGTAGTAGGAGTAGAAAAAATGGTGGTTCAAATGAGGGTGATAGTTCATGGGGAGGCTTTTGGGATTGTTCTAGTGATGATTCGGGTTGTAGTAGCCACGGCTGTAGTTCAGGATGTAGCGGATGCGGGGGAGGAGATTGACCGTAAAATATTTATACCAGCGTACTATTCAGAAATAGTTATTCATGATATTTAACCCAGTATGAACGGCCCGGATACAAACACCTGCTTCCCGCTAGCCCACTACGATAGGCTATGCTTTTTAAAAAATATCATTAAAAACCCTAACATCATTGTGGGAGACTATACCTATTATGATGACTTTGAAGATGTTCATAATTTTGAGAAGAATGTCAGGTATCATTTTGATTTTGTAGGTGACAAGCTCATCATCGGTAAGTTTTGTATGATTGCTTCAGATGTTAGCTTCATTATGAATGGAGCCAATCACCTGAGCCAGTCAGTATCCAGCTATCCTTTTGCTATATTCGGGCATGGCTGGGAGCAGGCTATGGAAGGAAAGACATATCCTACTAAAGGAGATACAATTATAGGCAACGATGTCTGGATAGGCTACAAAGCATGTATTATGCCGGGTGTAACGATAGGAGATGGAGCCATTATCGCTGCCAACGCAACTGTTACCAAAGATGTACCTCCATATGCGATAGTGGGAGGCAACCCTGCTGAGGTAATCAGAAAGCGGTTCAATGAAGAGCAAGTAGCCAAGCTGCTCAAGCTTAAATGGTGGGACTGGGAAGCGGAAAAGATTACAGCGAAACTACCGCTTTTAACAGGCAATAATATAGATCTTTTGCTGGCAGAAGCTACTGAGACCTGATGACCCATTACACCATTCTGAACTACTAACAACCTAATATAAAAGCTAAAACACCTATGCTACTAGCAAGACGCCTTAACCGTACTATTGCCTATTGCCTTTGTATGAGCTTTGCCTTTTTGTCATGCTCACCCTCACAAAACGAAACCGATGTAGAAGTAAACACTACTAAAGAGCAGGAGTGGCAGACACTCTTCAACGGTGAGACTTTAGAAAACTGGAACTCTACCGGAAGTGCAGATGCCAGGGTAGAAGGGCAGCAACTGATCTTAAGACGCAATGCCGATGCTCCGGGCTGGCTGATATCTAATGCACAGCCTGCTAATTTTGAGCTTAAGACTGAGTTTAAACTTAGTGAGGGCACCAATAGTGGTGTGGCGATACGTGTTCCTACCAAGCGAAATGTAGATCCGGTCACCAGTGGCTATGAAGTAAACCTGGACAATCGTGCGGATATCCCCAACCCTAGCGGCACTCTGGACTTTCTGGCCAGAGCCTTCTGGAATGAAGACATAGATCCTCAGGGCTGGAACCAACTGCACGTAAAAGCAGATGGTGATCATATAGAAGTAAAGGTGAACGGAAAAAAGGTGGTAGAAACTTTTAGCCGTAGAAGTAGCAAGGGGGCTATTGCCTTACAAGCTCCTTTGACTGATGCCGGTGAAGTACGTTTTCGTCAGATGCAAATTAAAGAACTGCCTCCTTCCTCATTTAGCCAGCCACAGCTACGCGACTATATGCTTTCTACCTATAAAGGAAGTAAACAGACTCTATTTGATGGAGAAAGCCTTAATGGCTGGCAAAAGCTGGGTGAAGCAAAATGGTCTGTCGCGCAAGGTATAATTACCGGTGATAGCCAGGGCTCGGATGGTGGGTACCTTTGTACAGATAAAACTTACAAGAACTTCTACCTTAGCCTTCAATTCAAGATTGCCTTTGAGGATAACAGTGGAGTTTTTGTAAGACTGCAACCTGATGCCACAGAGGTAAGTCTGGATGTAGGACTAGAAGTAAACGTCTACGATGCTCCGGGAATGGCGTGGGCCCACCCCACAGGCTCTATTAATACTCATGCCCGCGCTTTTACCGGTCTCATCAGTTACGAAGAGTGGAATACAATGGAAATTTTCGCTTTTGATGAGCAGTTGAGTGTCTACGTAAATGGAGTTAAGGCCTCAGAGGCTACAGTACCAACGAAGTATCAGGAGGCAGGTAAAATCTGTCTACAGGTATACCCCAGGGTAGCTACTGATGAAGGTCCTTCTCAGGTCAGTTACAAAAACATCCAGCTAAAGAATTTTGAAGGTATCCCTTTTGTAGGTTACTAGGAACTAAGAGCAGCCTGGGCTTCCTGAAGCAGTGCCTGTACTTTTGCTTTAGGATCGCCCGGCCCCAAAGTCTCCAGTGGAAAGTAGCCCCTGTAACGTACAGCACGTGCTATTTCTACTATTCGCTCTATATTCGTCTTTTCTGCCTTCCCATTTACATAAACCTCCTCTTTGACCTGCCAACTGCGGGCATAAGGAGCTAGCTGCTTTATTTCCTGGTAAGGCTTAGCTCTCAGGCTGCCAATATCCAGCATAAGTCCCAGATAGGGGTGGTCTATCTCCAGCAATACATCTTCTACTTCATTCGCTGTTTTAAGAAACTCATAGTGGTTTTGTAAGTTGAGCATCACACCATACTGAGCCGCCACATCTGCACTTTGGCGGAGTCCGTCAATAAGGCGGGCGCGAGCTCTCTTCCATTCGCTACGGTCTTCTACAGTTTTTCCGGCAAATACACGAAGGCAGGGAGTGCCTAGCCTGGCTGCTGCTGCAATCCAGTTTTCTACCAGCTTTAGGTCTTCTTTTCTTTTTTGCGAATCACGCTGGGCAAAATCGTTTCGTACGCCGGTACCACAGATGGAAAGGCCCAGCGTATATGCTTTATGCTTAAAGCTGTAAAGCGTAGCATCGTCTGGTACCAGTGGGTAGCCTGGAAAATAATAGGCGGTGGCATCCAGGGCAGCAAAAGGTAGGTTAGCACAATACTCCAAGAGGCTTTCCAGGTTCATACTACCTTCTCTTAATGCCTGATTGAATGAAAAAGCATTGAGAGCCAGCTTGAGGTTAGGCTGTTGGGCCATAGCCAGGGTAGGTAAGCCTGATAATACAGGAAGAGCCGTAGCAGCACAGCCAGACGTTTTCAAAAAGCGGCGTCGGTTCATAGGTTGTTGTCGTTTACGGAATATAGAAAAATCTGATGAGCTGAGTAATGTGTTCCACAGCTAAATAGCGCTGTCGCGCATTTTTTTCCTCTTAAAACCTTTAAAAAAGCCTGGTATAAGGTATT
This window of the Porifericola rhodea genome carries:
- a CDS encoding DUF4437 domain-containing protein; translation: MIFRNLLLSLILASIVSTCDPNKQSDNTSESHNITAVSHSLVLASDIKWEPLNPARGDQSPRAGTLWGDRNGSEPTGFLVKFAEGFSSPPHIHNITYKGVVIHGLIHNDDPTAENMWMASGSFWTQPAGEPHITAAKAEENMAFIEIEKGPYLVKPTDEAFDKGEKPINVDVSNLVWVDLAVKHATKQPAKVAYLWSKAKDDHLNGSLLKLPAGFKGEIQSSDSTFRAVVIQGHPLYRATKKEKAVALEAGSYFSSEGEFAHQLSTENDGESILYIRSRGKFELVEAQ
- a CDS encoding CatB-related O-acetyltransferase: MNGPDTNTCFPLAHYDRLCFLKNIIKNPNIIVGDYTYYDDFEDVHNFEKNVRYHFDFVGDKLIIGKFCMIASDVSFIMNGANHLSQSVSSYPFAIFGHGWEQAMEGKTYPTKGDTIIGNDVWIGYKACIMPGVTIGDGAIIAANATVTKDVPPYAIVGGNPAEVIRKRFNEEQVAKLLKLKWWDWEAEKITAKLPLLTGNNIDLLLAEATET
- a CDS encoding glycine-rich domain-containing protein → MKNSRLWTNIKNFTLDDPDCEFSFSQRLARDNNWSLAFSQQVILEYKKFMYLCCVGYGELTPSDAVDQAWHLHLTYTKSYWIAFCEDTLGKQIHHNPTQGGSEEKSKYSSCYANTLRAYEDEFGEKPPEEVWLQKNKRFAQLNFKRINLSEYWLIRKSNLNYSYLFAIATALVVGLFVQSDNPIPLFSLGLVFLLIMLLVRTIRGKGSRSRKNGGSNEGDSSWGGFWDCSSDDSGCSSHGCSSGCSGCGGGD
- a CDS encoding 3-keto-disaccharide hydrolase, whose translation is MLLARRLNRTIAYCLCMSFAFLSCSPSQNETDVEVNTTKEQEWQTLFNGETLENWNSTGSADARVEGQQLILRRNADAPGWLISNAQPANFELKTEFKLSEGTNSGVAIRVPTKRNVDPVTSGYEVNLDNRADIPNPSGTLDFLARAFWNEDIDPQGWNQLHVKADGDHIEVKVNGKKVVETFSRRSSKGAIALQAPLTDAGEVRFRQMQIKELPPSSFSQPQLRDYMLSTYKGSKQTLFDGESLNGWQKLGEAKWSVAQGIITGDSQGSDGGYLCTDKTYKNFYLSLQFKIAFEDNSGVFVRLQPDATEVSLDVGLEVNVYDAPGMAWAHPTGSINTHARAFTGLISYEEWNTMEIFAFDEQLSVYVNGVKASEATVPTKYQEAGKICLQVYPRVATDEGPSQVSYKNIQLKNFEGIPFVGY
- a CDS encoding sugar phosphate isomerase/epimerase family protein — its product is MNRRRFLKTSGCAATALPVLSGLPTLAMAQQPNLKLALNAFSFNQALREGSMNLESLLEYCANLPFAALDATAYYFPGYPLVPDDATLYSFKHKAYTLGLSICGTGVRNDFAQRDSQKRKEDLKLVENWIAAAARLGTPCLRVFAGKTVEDRSEWKRARARLIDGLRQSADVAAQYGVMLNLQNHYEFLKTANEVEDVLLEIDHPYLGLMLDIGSLRAKPYQEIKQLAPYARSWQVKEEVYVNGKAEKTNIERIVEIARAVRYRGYFPLETLGPGDPKAKVQALLQEAQAALSS